In a genomic window of Coregonus clupeaformis isolate EN_2021a chromosome 27, ASM2061545v1, whole genome shotgun sequence:
- the LOC121554478 gene encoding extensin — MQDHQHYFMIAFTWCLVFLALGQQVSASPVPSVEVPPGSGHLQPGSGHLQPSSGHLQPGSGHLQPSSVHLQPGSGHLQPGSGHLPPGSGHLPPGSGHLQPSSVHLQPSSVNLQPSSGQLQPEGQRALKRMARMTPLWRTMGTKPHGAYCQNNYECSTGICRGGHCMFSQPIKS, encoded by the exons ATGCAGGACCATCAACACTACTTCATGATAGCCTTCACATGGTGCCTGGTGTTTCTGGCGCTCGGTCAGCAG GTGTCTGCCAGCCCTGTTCCCTCTGTGGAAGTCCCGCCCGGCTCTGGTCATCTCCAGCCCGGCTCTGGTCATCTCCAGCCCAGCTCTGGTCATCTCCAGCCCGGCTCTGGTCATCTCCAGCCCAGCTCGGTTCATCTCCAGCCCGGCTCTGGTCATCTCCAGCCCGGCTCTGGTCATCTCCCGCCCGGCTCTGGTCATCTCCCGCCCGGCTCTGGTCATCTCCAGCCCAGCTCGGTTCATCTCCAGCCCAGCTCTGTTAATCTCCAGCCCAGCTCTGGTCAGCTCCAGCCAGAAGGTCAAAGGGCACTGAAGCGGATGGCTCGTATGACCCCGCTGTGGAGGACCATGGGTACTAAACCCCACGGGGCATACTGTCAGAACAACTATGAGTGCTCCACTGGAATCTGCAG ggggGGCCACTGTATGTTCAGCCAACCCATCAAGTCCTAG